The following is a genomic window from Citrifermentans bemidjiense Bem.
GCTTCTGGCAGACGACAGCCGCGCCTTTTTCCTGCTGGCGGACGGCCTGGCATTCGATTTCGATCCCTTTGTGGCAGCCTTCGAGTCGGTTCTCCCCTCTTCCGCCAAGCTCCCGATCTTCGGAGGCCTCGCCGCGGACAACTGGGCTTCCCGCAGGACCTACCAGTACCACGACGGCGAGATATTGAGCCAAGGCGCCTGCTGTATCGTCATGTCGGGCAGGTGCCGCGTCGCCTGGGGCATCAACCACGGCTGCGTTCCGGTCGGGGCGAAGCGCACCATCACGCGCAGCAAGGGAAACATCATCTACGAGATCGATGGGACCCCGGCCTTGGATGTGCTCAAGGAATACGTAGACGAGGACTGGGCGGTCAAGTGGAACAAGGCGACCCTGAACCTCGGGCTCGGGTTCAAGACACCGGAGCACCTAAGGGAGCGGTACGACGAGTACTACGTGCGGTACATAATGGCAAAGGACGACGAGGCAGGCTCCGTCACCATCCAGTCCGACGTCACGGACGGAACCCCCCTCTGGATCGTCCGCCGCGACAAGGAACTGATGATGGACGGCCTCAAGTCCATTCCACGGCAGATCAAAGAAGATCTTGCCGGACAAAAGCCCAAACTGGTGCTGCAGTTCGAGTGCATGGGACGGGGCCGGGTCGTATTCAAGGAGCAGGAACGCATGGACCTGGTGAAATGCCTCCAGCGCGACCTGGGCGAGGACCTCCCCTGGCTCGGCTTTTATACCTATGGGGAAATAGGTCCGATCAGCAGGTACAACTGCTTCCACAACTTCACCTCAGTCGTAGCGGTAGTCTACTAAGGTCGGGCGGTCGGGTACATGGACAAAATGAATAGAGATACGCTGACGGTGGAACTGGAAAGGCTGCGGCAGGAAAACGAGGTCCTCTCCGGGCAGGTCAAGCGCCTGGTCAAAGCGGAAAGCAGGCTCTACGACTATCAGGAGAAACTGGATCTGCAGCTTAAGGAATACAGCGGGCTCTACGATCTCAATTCAAGGCTCTACACCTGCCGCGACCTCCCCGCGATCTTCGATCTCGCCACCGAGTACGTGATCAACAGGCTCGACTACGAGCGGGTGCTCTTCTTCCAGAAAACCGAAAACAGCGGCGCCTATGCGGTCTGCGCCTGCGACGGCTACCACTACCCTCAGGAAAAAGAGGGCGTTTCCTCCCTCACCCTCTCCCGCCAGGCAGCCATCCTGACCCCGCTTTTCGCCGGGGCCAACTACAGCATCTGCACGACAGATTCGCAGTCGCCCGATCTTGTCGAACACCGGGACCTGCTGCTGATGCACGAGTATTTCATCTGCCCCTTGGGAAACCGAACCGACCCCGTAGCATTTCTTGCCGTGGGAAACTCCGCCGAAAACGCGGAATTCTACCGCAGGATCAGCGACAGCGAGGAGGCCCTTTTCGGCCTCGGCAACCTGGTCGGGCTCCTCTCCTCCACCATCGAAAACCAGATCCTCTACACCGGGATGAAGAAAGCACTTGAGCAGGAGCGCCTTGCCGAGGCGAAGTACCGGGGCATCTTCGAAAACGCGATGGAAGGGATCTTCCAAACCACCCCCGACGGGAAATTCCTTTCCTGCAACCCGGCGACGGCCGCCATACTGGGCTACAGCACCCCCGAGGAAGTGCTGGAAGGGGTGGTCAACGTAGGGCTGCAACTCTACGTGGACCCGCAGCGGCGCGACGAACTCTACGCCATGATGTTCCAGCGGCAAAATGTGAAGAATTTCGAGGTCGAATTCTGCCGCAAGGACGGAAGCCGGATCTGGGTCGATCTCAGTACCCGTCCAGCCTTCAACGAAGAGGGAGAACTGATCTATATCGACGGGGTGATACAGGACATCACCGAGCGAAAGCACAACGAAGAGGCTCTGCGCAAGCTGTCCCAGGTGGTCGAGCAGAGTCCGGTTTCCATCGTCATCACCGACACCCAGGGGCGCATCGAATTCGTCAATCCGAAGTTCGTCCAGTTGACCGGCTACTCCCCCGGGGAAGTGCTCGGCCAAAACCCGAGCATCCTCAACTCCGGAAAGGCGCCGATCGATAAATCGCGGAAACTATGGGAGACGATTCGGGCCGGCAAGGTCT
Proteins encoded in this region:
- a CDS encoding FIST signal transduction protein, giving the protein MGTSVGIGFSTRKSPMDAGNEAARTALEQAGIAKPDLVLVFATVGYHQQQLIGAIREATSGAPLCGCSGEGIIVQDAVVETNFAVGVMVIASDEVSFGITSVTGIGEEPCAAGKKLAAQITPLLADDSRAFFLLADGLAFDFDPFVAAFESVLPSSAKLPIFGGLAADNWASRRTYQYHDGEILSQGACCIVMSGRCRVAWGINHGCVPVGAKRTITRSKGNIIYEIDGTPALDVLKEYVDEDWAVKWNKATLNLGLGFKTPEHLRERYDEYYVRYIMAKDDEAGSVTIQSDVTDGTPLWIVRRDKELMMDGLKSIPRQIKEDLAGQKPKLVLQFECMGRGRVVFKEQERMDLVKCLQRDLGEDLPWLGFYTYGEIGPISRYNCFHNFTSVVAVVY